Within the Hyphomicrobiales bacterium genome, the region CTGCGTGCACCGTCGCATCCAACCACATATCGGGCGCGAATTGTTTCGCTTTTGTTGGGTTCATCGAGGCATTCAAATTCCGCGGTGACTGGATAGTCTGCCTCATCCGTCTTTTCCAACGTTACCAAGCGACGATTATATTCCGGCTCTAAACGGTGTCCGCTGTTCTTCATCACGTCGAGGTAGAAATCATGAATGCGGGCTTGGCTTAAAATCGTGTGTGGGAATTCTGAGAGGCCATCTTCCACGTCTTGAATGCGCTCTGTTCGACCAATTACGCCTGCATCATTTGGTCGCCAAAAGCTGGTTTCATTGACCCAATAGGCTTCTTCCTCCACACGCCTTGCAAAACCAAAGGCCTCAAACATTTCCATAGAGCGGCAGGCGATACCGTCGGCTTGTCCGACTTCGAGCGGGCCTGACTTTTGGTCAACAATGCGGAAGGAGATGTCGTCGAATGCTGAGAGTTGGGCTGCAAGCGTTAGTCCTGCCGGACCACAGCCAACAATCAGCACGTCAACGTGGCTTGCAGGCTTCGCGCTTTTATCAAGCGCCTTGGCAATCCTCGGATTGCCTGTTCTAAATCCGTCTTGGTGATATTGCACGATCGACCGCCCCTCCTACCTTCTGTCCAAGGTAGCAATAGAACCAAACCGTGCAACGAAAAAACGCGAGCCTTGCAGCCCGCGTTCTTAAATTTCAACAGTGAAGAGGCTGATTATTCAGCAGGCTCTTCTGCTTCTGCATCACGCATGTCAGAAAGCATTGTTTCGGCTTCACCAACGCCAGACATTTTGCGTTGTGCATCGATGATGAGATCATCACGACGACCAGCAACCTGACGGACTTCATTCATTGTGCCACCCGTACCTGCTGGGATGAGACGACCCACGATGACGTTCTCTTTAAGACCGTCGAGTGTATCAATCTTACCAGCAACGGCTGCCTCTGTAAGAACCCGTGTCGTTTCTTGGAACGACGCGGCAGAGATGAACGAGCGGGTCTGCAAGCTTGCCTTGGTGATACCAAGAAGAACTGGCGTTCCCTGAGCCGGTGTGCGTGCTTCATCGACGAGTTTTTCGTTAGCTGCACGAAGTTCTGTGCGATCAACTTGCTCATCTTTGAGGTAATCACTGTCACCTGGATCTGTGATCTCAACTTTTTGCAGCATTTGACGAACAATCGTCTCAATGTGCTTATCGTTGATGGTCACACCTTGCAGACGGTACACTTCCTGAATTTCATTCACGAGGTATGCCGCTAGTGCTTCAACACCTTTAATGGCAAGGATGTCGTGTGGCGCTGGGTTGCCATCTAGGATGTATTCACCCTTCTCGATGGTGTCACCTTCTTGCCAGTGGAACGGCTTGCCTTTTGGAATAAGGTATTCAGAATTTTCTGCACCTTCTTCATGTGGCTCAATCACGATGCGACGCTTGTTCTTATAGTCGCGACCGAATTTGATTGTACCGTCGATTTCAGCAATCACAGCGTGATCTTTTGGACGACGTGCTTCGAAGAGTTCAGCAACCCGTGGCAGACCACCGGTAATATCTTTCGTCTTCGCACTTTCCATTGGAACACGTGCAAGCACGTCACCGGCATTGATCTTAGCGCCGAGGTCGACTGAGAGGATCGCATCTACTGAAAGCAGATAGCGAGCATCTGAACCGCGAGCCAATGTTTCCACTGTGCCATCATCCTTGTGGATTACGATAGCTGGTTTCAAATCAGCATTGCGGCTGTTTGAGCGCCAGTCTGTAACCACGCGTTTGGTGATGCCTGTGCTTTCATCTGTTGTTTCTGTAACAGACGCGCCTTCAACAAGGTCTTCAAAGCCAATAACACCAGAAACTTCTGTGATGATTGGACGTGTGTATGGATCCCATTCAGCCATACGGTCGCCAGCTTTAATGCTATCGCCTTCATCAACGAAGATACGAGCACCGTAGTTTACCTTGTGAACCGCACGTTCTGTTCCGTCACCGTCAATAACGATGAGAGACATGTTACGACCCATAACAATGGTCTTGCCTTCAGAGTCGCGAACCACATTGCGGTTTTTGACTTTGATGGTGCCTTCAAAGTTACTTTCAAGGAATGAACTATCAACAACCTGCGCTGTACCACCAACGTGGAACGTACGCATTGTAAGCTGTGTACCAGGCTCACCGATGGACTGAGCAGCAATAACGCCAACAGCCTCACCCATGTTAACCGCAGTACCGCGAGCCAAGTCACGACCGTAACAAGTTCCGCAAACACCAATCTTGGTTTCGCATGTTAGAACTGAACGGATACGGATTGATTGAACGTTTGCCGCTTCGATCGCAACAACATCATTCTCATCAATACAGATGCCTTTCTCGACGATGATTTCGCCAGAGACTGGATCTTTAACCGGATCAGCCGTGAAACGACCGAGAACGCGACTACCGATAGACGCCACAACCTGACCGCTATCCACGATTGGCTGCATTGTCAGACCATTTTCAGTGCCACAATCTTCTTCGTTGATGATGCAATCTTGAGCAACGTCAACAAGACGACGAGTGAGGTAACCTGAGTTAGCTGTTTTAAGCGCTGTATCAGCCAAACCTTTACGGGCACCGTGCGTGGAGTTGAAGTACTCCATCACTGTCAGGCCTTCTTTAAAGTTCGACGTGATCGGTGTTTCGATGATCGAACCATCCGGTTTCGCCATCAATCCACGCATACCAGCAAGCTGACGCATTTGTTTTGGTGAACCACGAGCGCCTGAGTGAGCCATCATGTAAACAGAGTTCATCTGTTTTTGGCGACCATCTTCATCGAACTTGACGGCTTTAATTTCGCCCATCATTTCGTCAGCGATCTTATCTGTACATTTCGCCCACGCATCAACGACTTTGTTGTACTTCTCACCTTGGGTGATCAGGCCGTCTTGATACTGTTGTTCGAATTCAGAGGCGAGTGCTTCTGTGTCGTCAACCATTGTGTATTTCGAGTCTGGAATAACCATGTCATCCATACCGAACGAAATACCAGCCGTACAAGCGTTACGGAAACCAAGTGACATGATCTGGTCACAGAAGATCACCGTGTCTTTTTGACCGCAGTGACGGTAGACCTGATCGATCATGGTTGAGATGTTTTTCTTCGTCATCTCTTGGTTACAAATATCAAATGGTACTTTTGCGTTCTTAGGAAGCAAATTACCGATGATCATGCGGCCTGGAGTTGTGTCGAAGATTTCAGACGTTGGATTGCCTTCTTCATCAACAGACTTGTAGCGACCACGAATTTTCGTGTGAAGCGTGATGACGTTGTTATCCAGCGCATGGAGAATTTCACCCATGTCTGAGAATGCCATCCCCTCACCCGGCTCGTTTTCTGCAACGATTGAGAGATAGTAGAGACCGAGAACCATATCCTGTGAAGGAACGATGATCGGCTGACCATTCGCAGGGTGCAAGATGTTGTTCGTCGACATCATCAAAACACGTGCTTCAAGCTGTGCTTCAAGTGAAAGCGGTACGTGTACCGCCATTTGGTCACCATCAAAGTCAGCGTTAAAGGCTGAACAAACAAGCGGGTGCAGGTTGATCGCTTTACCTTCAATCAACACAGGCTCAAATGCCTGAATGCCAAGACGGTGAAGTGTTGGCGCACGGTTCAAGAGAACTGGGTGCTCACGAATAACCTCATCGAGGATATCCCAAACTTCCGGCTTTTCTTTTTCAACCAGTTTCTTCGCCTGTTTAACAGTTGAAGAATAGCCCTTCGCATCAAGGCGCGAATAGATGAACGGCTTGAAGAGCTCAAGCGCCATTTTCTTCGGCAAACCACATTGGTGAAGCTTAAGCTCTGGACCAGTCACGATCACGGAACGACCAGAATAGTCAACGCGTTTACCGAGCAAGTTCTGACGGAAACGACCCTGCTTACCTTTCAGCATATCTGAAAGTGATTTCAGCGGACGCTTGTTAGCACCAGTGATCGTACGACCACGACGGCCATTATCAAACAGCGCATCAACAGACTCTTGCAACATACGTTTTTCGTTACGAATGATGATGTCTGGTGCACGAAGTTCAATCAGACGCTTCAAGCGGTTGTTCCGGTTGATCACACGACGATAAAGGTCGTTAAGGTCAGACGTTGCGAAACGGCCGCCATCTAGTGGAACCAATGGGCGAAGATCTG harbors:
- a CDS encoding FAD-dependent monooxygenase, whose product is MQYHQDGFRTGNPRIAKALDKSAKPASHVDVLIVGCGPAGLTLAAQLSAFDDISFRIVDQKSGPLEVGQADGIACRSMEMFEAFGFARRVEEEAYWVNETSFWRPNDAGVIGRTERIQDVEDGLSEFPHTILSQARIHDFYLDVMKNSGHRLEPEYNRRLVTLEKTDEADYPVTAEFECLDEPNKSETIRARYVVGCDGARSEVRRSLGLKLQGDSARQLWGVMDVLAVTNFPDVRLKCAIQSANNGSLLIIPREGGFMVRMYIELDELAENERAADRNVTSDAL
- the rpoC gene encoding DNA-directed RNA polymerase subunit beta' yields the protein MNQDLAHVFSPTTPTQTFDQIKITIASPEKIRSWSFGEIKKPETINYRTFKPEKDGLFCARIFGPVKDYECLCGKYKRMKYKGVICEKCGVEVTLQRVRRERMGHIDLAAPVAHIWFLKSLPSRIGQLLDMTLKGLERVLYFENFVVTEPGLTPLTEYQLMSEEEFMQAQDEYGVDSFTAMIGAEAIKEILASLDLEQLAIDLRQEIAESTTELKPKKLAKRLKVVEAFIESGNRPEWMIMDIVPVIPPDLRPLVPLDGGRFATSDLNDLYRRVINRNNRLKRLIELRAPDIIIRNEKRMLQESVDALFDNGRRGRTITGANKRPLKSLSDMLKGKQGRFRQNLLGKRVDYSGRSVIVTGPELKLHQCGLPKKMALELFKPFIYSRLDAKGYSSTVKQAKKLVEKEKPEVWDILDEVIREHPVLLNRAPTLHRLGIQAFEPVLIEGKAINLHPLVCSAFNADFDGDQMAVHVPLSLEAQLEARVLMMSTNNILHPANGQPIIVPSQDMVLGLYYLSIVAENEPGEGMAFSDMGEILHALDNNVITLHTKIRGRYKSVDEEGNPTSEIFDTTPGRMIIGNLLPKNAKVPFDICNQEMTKKNISTMIDQVYRHCGQKDTVIFCDQIMSLGFRNACTAGISFGMDDMVIPDSKYTMVDDTEALASEFEQQYQDGLITQGEKYNKVVDAWAKCTDKIADEMMGEIKAVKFDEDGRQKQMNSVYMMAHSGARGSPKQMRQLAGMRGLMAKPDGSIIETPITSNFKEGLTVMEYFNSTHGARKGLADTALKTANSGYLTRRLVDVAQDCIINEEDCGTENGLTMQPIVDSGQVVASIGSRVLGRFTADPVKDPVSGEIIVEKGICIDENDVVAIEAANVQSIRIRSVLTCETKIGVCGTCYGRDLARGTAVNMGEAVGVIAAQSIGEPGTQLTMRTFHVGGTAQVVDSSFLESNFEGTIKVKNRNVVRDSEGKTIVMGRNMSLIVIDGDGTERAVHKVNYGARIFVDEGDSIKAGDRMAEWDPYTRPIITEVSGVIGFEDLVEGASVTETTDESTGITKRVVTDWRSNSRNADLKPAIVIHKDDGTVETLARGSDARYLLSVDAILSVDLGAKINAGDVLARVPMESAKTKDITGGLPRVAELFEARRPKDHAVIAEIDGTIKFGRDYKNKRRIVIEPHEEGAENSEYLIPKGKPFHWQEGDTIEKGEYILDGNPAPHDILAIKGVEALAAYLVNEIQEVYRLQGVTINDKHIETIVRQMLQKVEITDPGDSDYLKDEQVDRTELRAANEKLVDEARTPAQGTPVLLGITKASLQTRSFISAASFQETTRVLTEAAVAGKIDTLDGLKENVIVGRLIPAGTGGTMNEVRQVAGRRDDLIIDAQRKMSGVGEAETMLSDMRDAEAEEPAE